TAATATACTTGGATCATAATCTGAGATCTCCAAAATATATTGCAGTTTTTAATTTAGCACTGGTGGACCTGTTTGGTAACTCTGCGTTGGTGCCGAAAATTCTTGACATCTTTCTGTTTAACCATCACTACATCCCCTACAACGAGTGCTTGGCATtccttttcttctgcttcaCCAGCCTTTCGATGCAGGCTCTTAATCTGGTTGCCCTCTCCTATGACAGACTCATAGCTATCATCTTCCCACTGCACTATCAAGTGATGGTGACCCACAGGTTCATGCTGTCTTTGATCATCTCTTTCTGGGTTTTTGTCATTACTGCTGTACTTTTTGCTGTTGGCCTTCTAACAAGACTTTCTTTCTGTAAATCTGTGGTTATTAACAGCTATTTCTGTGACCACGGCCGGATATTCCGGCTTGCCTGCAATGACAATTCTCCCAGCTTTATCATTGGTAGTTTGTTACCAGTTCTTATTCTTTGGCTTCCTCTGATGTTCATCTTGTTTAGTTATTCATATATTGGCTATGCATTGTCCAAAGTGGCAACAGTTCAGAAAAGAGTGAAGGCGCTTAAAACCTGCGCAGCACATCTCTCATTAGTGGCAATCTATTTCCTCCCAATATTAATCTCATTTAATACAAACATACATCCAAACGCCAGGATCATAAACCTGTCTCTGACCTCTGTCTTTCCTCCCATGTTGAACCCAATCATATATGTTCTGCAGACACAAGAAATCAAAGTatcagtgaaaaaaatattgaaaatcaGAAGGAAATCCAAAATTGcagtgcagtgtttgtgtgcttctATATGATATTTTTGTGCATAACAGTAAAACGTGTTAGACATGTAGTCATGTCTACTTACATAGAAATGTAAGTAGACAGTTTTATAACATCCCACAAATGTGTCAACATGAAATTCAACATGAATATTTCCATAGAAATTACATTATAATTGACCttgaaatcaaataataatttaaacttTTTCACAGAAAGCACAATACAGTAATAACTACAGGCTACACCATGACACGTGTGCAACGCCTACAATAAGACTAGTTTTCTGCATATGTTGCAATaagatttgttctttttctgcatCTTTGTGGTCATGATGCACCATTTAAGAAATAATGAGACCCGTCTTGCTGTCttgtctgcttctcttttctgAATGAATCTACTGCGTTTTCTAACTCAACACTCCTTCACATTAAAGCTCTTCATTCAGGGACAAACGTTTCTTGAAGAATTTTATTGTGAAGCTGCTAGAGGAAGTGTAGATTCTGTGGAGCTGATCTGCTCATACTTTAGGCTTGAATTTCAAGAATTTAGAAAGATGAACTAAGCAA
This window of the Pempheris klunzingeri isolate RE-2024b chromosome 14, fPemKlu1.hap1, whole genome shotgun sequence genome carries:
- the LOC139213385 gene encoding olfactory receptor 6C4-like — translated: MDFFNSALGKNITFVRPAYFIISGFIGIPNIKYYYVFLFFVYVVSVFGNAIVMAVIYLDHNLRSPKYIAVFNLALVDLFGNSALVPKILDIFLFNHHYIPYNECLAFLFFCFTSLSMQALNLVALSYDRLIAIIFPLHYQVMVTHRFMLSLIISFWVFVITAVLFAVGLLTRLSFCKSVVINSYFCDHGRIFRLACNDNSPSFIIGSLLPVLILWLPLMFILFSYSYIGYALSKVATVQKRVKALKTCAAHLSLVAIYFLPILISFNTNIHPNARIINLSLTSVFPPMLNPIIYVLQTQEIKVSVKKILKIRRKSKIAVQCLCASI